A window from Streptomyces sp. NBC_00271 encodes these proteins:
- a CDS encoding NUDIX domain-containing protein → MTIKDTPEEWEVRATATPFVGNKTSVRTDDVVMPDGSVARRDYQVHPGSVAVLALDDQDRAVVLRQYRHPVRHKLWEIPAGLLDVPGENPLHAAQRELYEEAHVKAEDWRVLTDVYTTPGGCSEAVRIFLARDLSEAEGERFEVEDEEADLELARIPVGDLVRGVLAGELHNNCLVVGVLSLVAARGGDGLDALRPAEAPWPARPFES, encoded by the coding sequence ATGACGATCAAGGACACCCCCGAGGAGTGGGAAGTCAGGGCCACCGCGACTCCCTTCGTCGGCAACAAGACGTCCGTCCGCACCGACGACGTGGTCATGCCGGACGGATCGGTCGCCCGCCGCGACTACCAGGTCCACCCCGGCTCCGTGGCCGTCCTCGCCCTCGACGACCAGGACCGCGCGGTGGTGCTGCGCCAGTACCGGCACCCCGTGCGCCACAAGCTGTGGGAGATCCCGGCCGGACTCCTCGACGTGCCCGGTGAGAACCCGCTGCACGCCGCCCAGCGCGAGCTGTACGAGGAGGCGCACGTCAAGGCCGAGGACTGGCGGGTGCTGACCGACGTCTACACCACCCCGGGCGGCTGCTCCGAGGCCGTGCGGATCTTCCTCGCCCGCGATCTCTCCGAGGCCGAGGGGGAGCGCTTCGAGGTCGAGGACGAAGAGGCCGACTTGGAGCTGGCCCGGATCCCCGTCGGCGATCTCGTGCGCGGGGTGCTCGCCGGTGAACTGCACAACAACTGTCTCGTCGTCGGCGTCCTCTCCCTGGTCGCCGCCCGCGGCGGCGACGGACTCGACGCGCTGCGCCCGGCCGAGGCGCCCTGGCCGGCCCGCCCGTTCGAGTCCTGA
- a CDS encoding tetratricopeptide repeat protein, with translation MADQAVDTDGTKVSSAGRRPAAGSAPTEGQFLGRTRELKELRVDIERAGLDTLAGRKAPRARVLLIAGRPGSGRTALAEELVRQVAGSYPDGVLRARLTEPDGTPVPTERTARELLRTLELPAPAGAAADDLSEAVREALATRRVLLLLDDAADAEQVDALLPDTPECLVVAVSGGPLTGIADVRPCTLGGLDTKSALELLDRFTGSVRITVDPLAAEGLVEECAGQPAALRLAGGWLAARPTSAVADLAKQLRTEGDESTPLGRVFHLVYTALSATAARILRLLSLAPAGLIDPHTASALAGCSVETARAALDDFVGFGLVRPVESRLPQYEVPGCLLPLLRSLAESQDRPAELQLARARMLERTVRLLVSCRAITETDNAPAREKLAALPRELRFPTPRAAEDWLRLRQPALLAAARLAVADGELDTLARRLMAALVRAMVAHFGTRAAAPELYGIHRLVLDVAERRGLPREKAAALLNLADLDAQTGRTADALARYRAALDAGREANDPYATGRAMESVGGAHQELGDHDRAADWYGRALAQRLARDERVDAARLYGRIATAHTYAGRYGEALRNWRAAVTGHRRNGDVPAQARALSELARVQEYAGRPEESLRTCHEAVEWARRAEDHRLQAALQLRLADTLDRLGDPAAARLHRKAAERMLGDELPESATAVEDPEGTEGTEQGANACEIRSTSVED, from the coding sequence GTGGCGGATCAGGCGGTGGACACAGACGGCACGAAAGTGTCGTCGGCGGGGCGGCGCCCGGCTGCCGGGTCCGCTCCTACGGAGGGTCAGTTCCTCGGCCGCACAAGAGAGTTGAAGGAACTCAGGGTCGACATCGAGCGCGCGGGCCTGGACACCCTCGCGGGCCGCAAGGCACCCCGCGCGCGCGTGCTGCTCATCGCCGGCAGGCCCGGATCGGGCCGCACCGCGCTCGCCGAGGAGCTCGTACGGCAGGTTGCGGGGAGTTACCCGGACGGGGTGCTGCGCGCCCGGCTCACCGAACCCGACGGCACCCCCGTGCCCACCGAGCGCACCGCGCGGGAGCTGCTGAGGACCCTGGAGCTGCCCGCGCCGGCGGGGGCAGCCGCCGACGACCTGAGCGAGGCGGTGCGCGAGGCCCTCGCCACCCGCCGCGTCCTGCTGCTGCTCGACGACGCGGCCGACGCCGAGCAGGTCGACGCGCTGCTTCCGGACACCCCCGAGTGCCTGGTCGTCGCGGTCTCCGGCGGGCCGCTGACCGGCATCGCGGACGTCCGCCCCTGCACCCTGGGCGGCCTGGACACCAAGTCCGCGCTCGAACTGCTCGACCGCTTCACCGGCTCGGTGCGCATCACCGTCGACCCGCTCGCGGCCGAGGGACTGGTCGAGGAGTGCGCCGGTCAGCCCGCCGCCCTGCGCCTCGCGGGAGGCTGGCTCGCCGCCCGCCCCACCTCGGCCGTCGCCGACCTCGCCAAGCAACTGCGCACCGAGGGCGACGAGAGCACCCCGCTCGGCCGGGTCTTCCACCTCGTCTACACCGCGCTGTCCGCCACCGCCGCGCGGATACTGCGTCTGCTCTCGCTCGCCCCGGCAGGCCTCATCGACCCGCACACCGCGTCCGCGCTGGCCGGCTGCTCGGTGGAGACCGCACGGGCCGCGCTGGACGACTTCGTCGGCTTCGGCCTCGTACGGCCCGTCGAGTCGCGGCTGCCGCAGTACGAGGTGCCCGGCTGCCTGCTGCCGCTGCTGCGCTCCCTCGCCGAGAGCCAGGACCGCCCGGCCGAACTGCAGCTGGCCCGCGCCCGGATGCTGGAGCGGACCGTACGGCTGCTGGTGTCCTGCCGCGCCATCACCGAGACCGACAACGCGCCCGCCCGCGAGAAGCTCGCCGCGCTGCCCCGCGAACTGCGCTTCCCGACCCCCAGGGCGGCCGAGGACTGGCTGCGCCTGCGGCAGCCCGCACTGCTGGCCGCGGCCCGGCTCGCGGTCGCGGACGGGGAGCTGGACACCCTGGCCAGGCGGCTGATGGCCGCGCTGGTGCGGGCGATGGTGGCCCACTTCGGCACCCGGGCCGCGGCGCCCGAGCTGTACGGCATCCACCGCCTCGTCCTCGACGTCGCCGAGCGCCGGGGCCTGCCCCGCGAGAAGGCCGCGGCCCTGCTGAACCTCGCCGACCTGGACGCCCAGACCGGCCGAACGGCCGACGCCCTGGCCCGCTACCGGGCCGCCCTGGACGCCGGACGCGAGGCGAACGACCCGTATGCGACCGGCCGCGCGATGGAATCCGTAGGCGGCGCCCACCAGGAGCTCGGGGACCACGACCGGGCCGCCGACTGGTACGGCAGGGCGCTCGCCCAGCGCCTGGCGCGGGACGAGCGGGTGGACGCCGCCCGGCTGTACGGCCGTATCGCCACCGCGCACACCTACGCGGGCCGCTACGGCGAGGCGCTGCGCAACTGGCGCGCCGCCGTCACCGGACACCGCAGGAACGGCGATGTGCCCGCTCAGGCACGGGCGTTGAGCGAGCTGGCGCGCGTCCAGGAGTACGCAGGGCGGCCCGAGGAGTCGCTGCGCACCTGCCACGAGGCGGTCGAGTGGGCGCGCCGCGCCGAGGACCACCGGCTGCAGGCCGCGCTGCAACTGCGGCTGGCCGACACCCTGGACCGGCTCGGCGACCCCGCCGCGGCGCGACTGCACCGCAAGGCGGCCGAGCGCATGCTGGGTGATGAGCTCCCGGAGAGCGCGACGGCCGTGGAAGACCCAGAAGGCACAGAAGGCACGGAACAAGGCGCTAACGCCTGCGAAATCCGTAGTACATCCGTCGAAGATTGA
- a CDS encoding ParA family protein, whose amino-acid sequence MPARGQGPTGLEAVGSVAVRTFAAQKSPRMTQTAHQSMDGHHVNAMAGNGSGGNHTHFADYDELPEGHFYDPDAEYEPDPEYAATLAPDAARQRRERVGPTGRPLPYFPIPGPLTSHGPATIIAMCNQKGGVGKTTSTINLGAALAEYGRRVLLVDFDPQGALSVGLGVNPMELDLTVYNLLMERGMAADEVLLKTAVPNMDLLPSNIDLSAAEVQLVSEVARESTLQRALKPLMADYDYIVIDCQPSLGLLTVNALTAAHKVIVPLECEFFALRGVALLTETIEKVQERLNPELELDGILATMYDSRTVHSREVLARVVEAFDDHVYHTVIGRTVRFPETTVAGEPITTYASNSVGAAAYRQLAREVLARCHAE is encoded by the coding sequence ATGCCGGCGCGGGGCCAGGGCCCCACGGGGCTCGAGGCTGTCGGCTCCGTCGCTGTCCGAACCTTCGCAGCGCAAAAGAGTCCCCGGATGACTCAGACAGCACACCAGAGCATGGATGGCCATCACGTGAACGCCATGGCCGGCAACGGAAGTGGCGGGAACCACACCCACTTCGCCGACTACGACGAACTGCCCGAGGGGCACTTCTACGACCCCGACGCCGAGTACGAGCCCGATCCGGAGTACGCGGCCACGCTCGCGCCCGACGCGGCCCGTCAGCGCCGTGAGCGCGTCGGACCGACCGGACGCCCGCTGCCCTACTTCCCGATCCCGGGTCCGCTGACCAGCCACGGCCCCGCGACGATCATCGCGATGTGCAACCAGAAGGGCGGCGTCGGCAAGACGACGTCGACCATCAACCTGGGCGCCGCGCTCGCGGAGTACGGACGCCGGGTCCTGCTCGTCGACTTCGACCCGCAGGGCGCGCTCTCCGTGGGCCTCGGCGTCAACCCCATGGAGCTCGACCTCACCGTCTACAACCTGCTCATGGAGCGGGGCATGGCGGCCGACGAGGTGCTCCTGAAGACGGCGGTCCCGAACATGGACCTGCTGCCCAGCAACATCGACCTGTCCGCCGCCGAGGTGCAGTTGGTGTCCGAGGTCGCGCGCGAGTCCACGCTCCAGCGCGCGCTGAAGCCGCTGATGGCCGACTACGACTACATCGTGATCGACTGTCAGCCCTCGCTCGGCCTCCTCACCGTCAACGCCCTCACGGCGGCCCACAAGGTGATCGTGCCGCTCGAGTGCGAGTTCTTCGCCCTGCGCGGTGTCGCGCTGCTCACCGAGACCATCGAGAAGGTCCAGGAGCGGCTCAACCCCGAGCTGGAGCTCGACGGCATCCTCGCCACGATGTACGACTCCCGCACGGTGCACAGCCGTGAGGTGCTCGCGCGCGTGGTCGAGGCGTTCGACGATCACGTCTACCACACGGTGATCGGCCGGACCGTCCGCTTCCCGGAGACCACCGTCGCCGGTGAGCCGATCACCACGTACGCCTCCAACTCCGTCGGTGCCGCCGCCTATCGCCAGCTCGCCAGGGAGGTGCTCGCCCGGTGTCACGCCGAGTGA
- a CDS encoding segregation and condensation protein A has protein sequence MTSNDTSVPAGSGGRRRVLGRGPGATPVPTEKRDGRPEERVESAEGPPPVDGRAESVEESVEEPVEAAAETAPEPPAAHPPVDTAPESPAADPPADTALEPSPEPPAQAEAGDGVFKVRLANFEGPFDLLLQLISKHKLDVTEVALSKVTDEFMAHIRAMGPDWDLDQTTEFLVVAATLLDLKAARLLPAAEVEDEADLALLEARDLLFARLLQYRAYKQIADIFNARLEEEGRRYPRTVGLEAHHAELLPEVVISIGAEGFARLAVKAMQPKPRPQVYVDHIHAPLVSVQEQAGIVVARLRELGEASFRALVEDTEDTLTVVARFLALLELYREKAVALDQEEALGELMVRWTGGDGDGQPRVTDEFDRPPEVAKDDRAKDGETKDDKIKDGAKEEKA, from the coding sequence ATGACCTCGAACGACACCTCTGTCCCCGCCGGCTCCGGCGGCCGTCGCCGTGTCCTGGGCCGGGGCCCCGGCGCGACGCCGGTCCCGACGGAGAAGCGGGACGGGCGGCCCGAGGAGCGCGTCGAGTCGGCCGAGGGGCCGCCGCCGGTCGACGGGCGAGCCGAGTCGGTCGAGGAGTCCGTGGAGGAGCCCGTCGAGGCCGCCGCGGAGACGGCGCCCGAGCCTCCGGCGGCGCACCCTCCGGTAGACACGGCGCCCGAGTCTCCGGCAGCGGACCCTCCGGCGGACACGGCGCTTGAGCCTTCGCCCGAACCTCCGGCACAGGCCGAGGCCGGTGACGGGGTCTTCAAGGTGCGGCTCGCGAACTTCGAGGGGCCGTTCGACCTGCTGCTTCAGTTGATCTCGAAGCACAAGCTCGATGTCACCGAAGTGGCGCTGTCCAAGGTCACCGACGAGTTCATGGCGCACATCAGGGCGATGGGTCCCGACTGGGACCTCGACCAGACGACCGAGTTCCTGGTCGTCGCGGCGACGCTGCTCGATCTGAAGGCCGCCCGGCTGCTCCCGGCCGCCGAGGTCGAGGACGAGGCGGATCTGGCGCTGCTGGAGGCGCGGGACCTGCTGTTCGCGCGGCTGCTCCAGTACCGCGCCTACAAGCAGATCGCGGACATCTTCAACGCCCGGCTGGAGGAAGAGGGCCGCCGCTACCCGCGCACCGTCGGGCTCGAGGCCCACCACGCCGAGCTGCTGCCCGAGGTGGTCATCAGCATCGGGGCGGAAGGATTCGCCAGGCTCGCCGTGAAGGCGATGCAGCCCAAGCCCAGGCCGCAGGTGTACGTCGACCACATCCACGCCCCGCTGGTGAGCGTGCAGGAGCAGGCCGGGATCGTGGTGGCGCGGCTGCGGGAGCTCGGGGAGGCCAGTTTCCGCGCCCTCGTCGAGGACACCGAGGACACCCTCACCGTCGTGGCCCGGTTCCTGGCCCTGCTGGAGCTCTACCGGGAGAAGGCCGTCGCCCTCGACCAGGAGGAGGCCCTCGGGGAGCTCATGGTGCGCTGGACGGGCGGCGACGGCGACGGCCAGCCGAGGGTCACGGACGAGTTCGACCGCCCGCCGGAAGTGGCCAAGGACGACCGGGCCAAGGACGGCGAGACCAAGGACGACAAGATCAAGGACGGCGCCAAGGAGGAGAAGGCGTGA
- a CDS encoding pseudouridine synthase: protein MRSSGSGSGSGRNSGRGNPRGTGGGGNSRGTGGGGNPRGAGGSGNPRGTGGGGSQPRSAGGRDDRPKRAGKPRPEERRYDVGPAASHEGPKSGRGNAARGGAKGGPKQGQQRGGRTEPARSREYETRAEERNRDRYAGKPDVKLPKTFPGAEEEGERLQKVLARAGYGSRRSCEELIEQARVEVNGEIVLEQGLRVDPEHDEIKVDGLTVATQSYQFFSLNKPAGVVSTMEDTEGRQCLGDYVTNRETRLFHVGRLDTETEGVILLTNHGELAHRLTHPKYGVKKVYLAHIVGPIPRDLGKRLKDGIQLEDGYAKADHFRVVEQTGKNYLVEVTLHEGRKHIVRRMLAEAGFPVDKLVRVAFGPITLGDQKSGWLRRLSNTEVGMLMQEVDL from the coding sequence ATGCGAAGCAGTGGCAGTGGCAGTGGCAGTGGCAGGAACAGCGGGCGCGGCAACCCGCGCGGGACCGGTGGAGGCGGTAATTCCCGCGGGACCGGCGGAGGCGGCAACCCTCGCGGGGCCGGCGGGAGCGGCAACCCCCGGGGCACCGGTGGGGGCGGCTCCCAGCCGAGGAGCGCGGGAGGGCGCGACGACAGGCCGAAGCGCGCCGGCAAGCCCCGCCCCGAGGAGCGCCGCTACGACGTAGGCCCCGCCGCGTCCCACGAAGGCCCGAAGTCCGGGCGCGGCAACGCGGCCCGCGGCGGCGCCAAGGGCGGCCCCAAGCAGGGCCAGCAGCGCGGTGGCCGTACGGAGCCCGCGCGTTCCCGCGAGTACGAGACGCGGGCCGAGGAGCGCAACCGGGACCGGTACGCGGGCAAGCCTGACGTCAAGCTGCCCAAGACCTTCCCGGGCGCCGAGGAGGAGGGCGAGCGCCTGCAGAAGGTGCTCGCGCGTGCGGGCTACGGCTCCCGCCGCTCCTGCGAGGAGCTGATCGAGCAGGCCAGGGTCGAGGTCAACGGCGAGATCGTCCTGGAGCAGGGTCTGCGCGTCGACCCGGAGCACGACGAGATCAAGGTCGACGGACTGACCGTGGCCACGCAGTCGTACCAGTTCTTCTCGCTGAACAAGCCCGCCGGCGTGGTCTCGACCATGGAGGACACGGAGGGCCGGCAGTGCCTCGGTGACTACGTGACGAACCGCGAGACGCGGCTCTTCCACGTCGGGCGGCTCGACACCGAGACCGAGGGCGTCATCCTGCTCACCAACCACGGCGAGCTGGCGCACCGGCTGACCCACCCCAAGTACGGCGTGAAGAAGGTCTACCTCGCGCACATCGTGGGTCCCATCCCGCGCGACCTGGGCAAGCGGCTCAAGGACGGCATCCAGCTGGAGGACGGGTACGCCAAGGCGGACCACTTCCGCGTCGTCGAGCAGACCGGCAAGAACTACCTCGTCGAGGTGACCCTGCACGAGGGCCGCAAGCACATCGTGCGCCGCATGCTCGCGGAGGCCGGCTTCCCGGTCGACAAGCTCGTGCGTGTGGCCTTCGGTCCGATCACCCTGGGCGACCAGAAGTCGGGCTGGCTGCGCCGCCTGTCGAACACCGAGGTCGGGATGCTCATGCAGGAGGTCGATCTCTAG
- the ald gene encoding alanine dehydrogenase codes for MIDVKVGIPREVKNNEFRVAITPAGVHELVRNGHQVVVERNAGVGSSITDDEYVSAGAQILETADEVWAAADLLLKVKEPIAEEYHRLRKDQTLFTYLHLAASKECTDALLESGTTAIAYETVELPSRALPLLAPMSEVAGRLAPQVGAYHLMAANGGRGVLPGGVPGVLPAKAVVIGGGVSGWNAAQIAIGMGFQVTLLDRDINKLKEADKIFGTKIQTVVSNAFELEKACLEADLVIGAVLIPGAKAPKLVTNELVSRMKAGSVLVDIAIDQGGCFEDSRPTTHAEPTFPVHNSVFYCVANMPGAVPNTSTYALTNATLPYIVELANRGWVEALRRDPALAKGLNTHDGKVVYREVAEAHGLEHVELESLLG; via the coding sequence GTGATCGACGTGAAGGTCGGCATCCCCCGCGAGGTCAAGAACAACGAGTTCCGGGTGGCCATCACCCCCGCCGGTGTGCACGAGCTGGTGCGCAACGGCCACCAGGTCGTCGTCGAGCGGAACGCCGGTGTCGGCTCCTCGATCACGGACGACGAGTACGTTTCCGCCGGTGCGCAGATCCTGGAGACCGCCGACGAGGTCTGGGCCGCGGCCGACCTGCTGCTGAAGGTCAAGGAGCCCATCGCGGAGGAGTACCACCGCCTCCGCAAGGACCAGACCCTCTTCACCTACCTGCACCTGGCCGCGTCCAAGGAGTGCACCGACGCGCTCCTGGAGTCCGGCACCACGGCGATCGCGTACGAGACGGTCGAGCTGCCGAGCCGCGCGCTGCCGCTGCTCGCCCCGATGTCCGAGGTCGCGGGCCGCCTCGCCCCCCAGGTCGGCGCCTACCACCTGATGGCCGCCAACGGCGGCCGCGGTGTGCTGCCCGGCGGTGTCCCCGGTGTGCTGCCCGCCAAGGCGGTCGTCATCGGCGGCGGCGTCTCCGGCTGGAACGCCGCGCAGATCGCCATCGGCATGGGCTTCCAGGTGACCCTGCTCGACCGCGACATCAACAAGCTCAAGGAGGCGGACAAGATCTTCGGCACGAAGATCCAGACCGTCGTCTCCAACGCCTTCGAGCTCGAGAAGGCCTGCCTCGAGGCCGACCTCGTCATCGGTGCGGTCCTCATCCCCGGCGCCAAGGCCCCGAAGCTCGTCACCAACGAGCTGGTGTCCCGGATGAAGGCGGGAAGTGTTCTTGTCGACATCGCGATCGACCAGGGCGGCTGCTTCGAGGACTCCCGCCCGACCACGCACGCCGAGCCGACCTTCCCGGTCCACAACTCGGTCTTCTACTGCGTCGCCAACATGCCCGGCGCCGTGCCCAACACCTCCACGTACGCGCTGACCAACGCCACGCTGCCGTACATCGTGGAACTGGCCAACCGCGGCTGGGTCGAGGCGCTGCGCCGTGACCCCGCGCTGGCCAAGGGCCTCAACACGCACGACGGCAAGGTCGTGTACCGGGAGGTCGCGGAAGCGCACGGCCTGGAGCACGTCGAGCTGGAGTCCCTGCTCGGCTGA
- a CDS encoding CTP synthase, which translates to MPPKSTTTKHIFVTGGVASSLGKGLTASSLGALLKARGLRVTMQKLDPYLNVDPGTMNPFQHGEVFVTNDGAETDLDIGHYERFLDVDLDGSANVTTGQVYSTVIAKERRGEYLGDTVQVIPHITNEIKHRIRRMATDDVDVVITEVGGTVGDIESLPFLETVRQVRHEVGRDNVFVVHISLLPYIGPSGELKTKPTQHSVAALRNIGIQPDAIVLRADREVPTAIKRKISLMCDVDEAAVVAAIDAKSIYDIPKVLHTEGLDAYVVRKLDLPFRDVDWTTWDDLLDRVHNPLHEINLALVGKYIDLPDAYLSVTEALRAGGFANKARVKIKWVTSDDCKTPAGAAKQLGDVDAICIPGGFGDRGVSGKVGAIQYARENKIPLLGLCLGLQCIVIEAARNLAGIPDANSTEFDSATAHPVISTMAEQLDIVAGEGDMGGTMRLGMYPAKLAEGSIAREVYDGKEYVEERHRHRYEVNNAYRGELEKKAGLQFSGTSPDGKLVEYVEYPREVHPYLVATQAHPELRSRPTRPHPLFAGLVKAAVERKTGK; encoded by the coding sequence ATGCCGCCCAAATCCACGACGACCAAGCACATCTTCGTCACCGGGGGTGTCGCCTCCTCCCTCGGTAAGGGCCTGACCGCCTCCAGCCTGGGTGCGCTGCTCAAGGCGCGGGGCCTGCGGGTCACCATGCAGAAGCTCGACCCCTACCTGAACGTCGACCCGGGCACCATGAACCCGTTCCAGCACGGCGAGGTGTTCGTCACCAACGACGGCGCCGAGACCGACCTGGACATCGGACACTACGAGCGCTTCCTCGACGTTGACTTGGACGGCTCCGCCAATGTCACTACAGGGCAGGTGTACTCGACGGTCATCGCCAAGGAGCGGCGCGGCGAGTACCTGGGCGACACCGTGCAGGTCATCCCGCACATCACCAACGAGATCAAGCACCGCATCCGGCGTATGGCGACCGACGACGTCGACGTCGTCATCACCGAGGTCGGCGGCACGGTCGGCGACATCGAGTCGCTGCCCTTCCTGGAGACCGTCCGACAGGTCCGGCACGAGGTCGGCCGGGACAACGTGTTCGTGGTCCACATCTCGCTGCTGCCGTACATCGGCCCCTCCGGCGAGCTGAAGACCAAGCCGACCCAGCACTCGGTCGCGGCTCTGCGGAACATCGGTATCCAGCCGGACGCGATCGTGCTGCGCGCCGACCGCGAGGTGCCCACCGCCATCAAGCGCAAGATCTCGCTGATGTGCGACGTCGACGAGGCGGCCGTGGTCGCGGCCATCGACGCCAAGTCGATCTACGACATCCCGAAGGTGCTGCACACCGAGGGCCTGGACGCCTACGTCGTGCGCAAGCTGGACCTGCCCTTCCGCGACGTGGACTGGACGACCTGGGACGACCTGCTCGACCGCGTCCACAACCCGCTCCACGAGATCAACCTCGCGCTCGTCGGCAAGTACATCGACCTGCCCGACGCCTACCTCTCGGTCACCGAGGCGCTGCGCGCCGGCGGCTTCGCCAACAAGGCCCGCGTGAAGATCAAGTGGGTCACCTCGGACGACTGCAAGACCCCGGCGGGTGCCGCGAAGCAGCTCGGCGACGTCGACGCCATCTGCATCCCCGGTGGCTTCGGCGACCGTGGCGTGTCGGGCAAGGTCGGCGCGATCCAGTACGCCCGCGAGAACAAGATCCCGCTGCTCGGCCTCTGTCTCGGCCTGCAGTGCATCGTGATCGAGGCCGCGCGCAACCTGGCCGGCATCCCGGACGCCAACTCCACCGAGTTCGACTCCGCCACCGCCCACCCGGTCATCTCCACGATGGCCGAGCAGCTCGACATCGTGGCGGGCGAGGGCGATATGGGCGGAACGATGCGACTGGGCATGTATCCGGCCAAGCTCGCCGAGGGCTCCATCGCGCGCGAGGTGTACGACGGCAAGGAGTACGTCGAGGAGCGTCACCGCCACCGCTACGAGGTGAACAACGCCTACCGCGGCGAGCTGGAGAAGAAGGCCGGTCTGCAGTTCTCCGGCACCTCCCCGGACGGCAAGCTCGTGGAGTACGTCGAGTACCCGCGCGAGGTGCACCCCTACCTGGTCGCGACCCAGGCGCACCCCGAGCTGCGCTCCCGCCCGACCCGCCCGCACCCGCTCTTCGCGGGCCTGGTCAAGGCCGCCGTCGAGCGCAAGACGGGCAAGTAA
- the scpB gene encoding SMC-Scp complex subunit ScpB: MNQETTDTPAGLRTVADLDLKPALEAVLMVVDEPATEEHLAKILERPERQIKDALRELADEYTVQGRGFELRLIAGGWRFYTRPEYAAAVERFVLDGQQARLTQAALETLAVVAYRQPVSRSRVSAVRGVNCDGVMRTLLQRGLVEEAGTEPETGAILYVTTNYFLERMGLRGLDELPELAPFLPEADAIEAETLEGVPSFDPDAPDADADDTTTTEL; this comes from the coding sequence GTGAACCAGGAGACCACCGACACCCCGGCGGGCCTGCGTACCGTCGCCGACCTCGACCTGAAGCCCGCCCTGGAGGCCGTCCTCATGGTCGTGGACGAGCCCGCGACCGAGGAGCACCTCGCGAAGATCCTGGAGCGGCCCGAACGGCAGATCAAGGACGCGCTGCGGGAGCTGGCCGACGAGTACACCGTCCAGGGCCGCGGTTTCGAGCTGCGGCTCATCGCGGGCGGCTGGCGGTTCTACACCCGGCCCGAGTACGCGGCGGCCGTCGAACGCTTCGTCCTCGACGGGCAGCAGGCCCGGCTCACCCAGGCCGCCCTTGAGACCCTGGCGGTCGTCGCCTACCGCCAGCCGGTCAGCCGATCCCGGGTCTCAGCGGTCCGCGGAGTGAACTGCGACGGTGTGATGCGCACCCTGTTGCAGCGCGGTCTGGTCGAGGAGGCGGGCACGGAACCCGAAACAGGTGCGATCCTGTACGTGACGACGAACTACTTCCTGGAGCGAATGGGCCTGCGCGGTCTGGACGAGCTCCCGGAGCTCGCGCCCTTCCTCCCCGAGGCGGACGCGATCGAGGCCGAGACGCTGGAAGGGGTCCCGTCGTTCGATCCGGATGCACCGGATGCAGATGCAGACGACACGACGACGACGGAACTTTGA